In Promicromonospora sp. Populi, one genomic interval encodes:
- a CDS encoding ATP-binding cassette domain-containing protein, protein MNTNAIEAQGLVKIFGDNRAVDGVDLTVRTGTVYGVLGPNGAGKTTTIRMLATLLRPDAGEARIFGHDVAREGAAVRSLIGVTGQYASVDETLSATENLVVFGRLLGLSPRAARAKSAELLEEFSLTEAAKRPLRNYSGGMRRRLDLAASLIARPPLIFLDEPTTGLDPRTRNQMWDTIRRLVADGSTVLLTTQYLDEADQLADRIAVIDRGQVVAEGTADELKATVGAQSLQVGIAEPSDLGTALSLVQQVFGAAGAVAPEGLRITVPVPHAEAVADLLVRFRDADVPISSVSLDKPTLDEVFLSLTGRPASDDAPAAPGSTQNHTEKVTA, encoded by the coding sequence ATGAACACGAACGCGATCGAGGCACAGGGCCTCGTCAAGATCTTCGGCGACAACCGTGCCGTGGACGGCGTCGACCTCACCGTCCGCACCGGCACCGTCTACGGGGTGCTCGGACCGAACGGTGCCGGAAAGACCACTACCATCCGCATGCTCGCCACGCTGCTGCGGCCCGACGCCGGCGAGGCGCGGATCTTCGGCCACGACGTGGCCCGCGAAGGCGCCGCCGTCCGCTCCCTGATCGGAGTGACCGGCCAGTACGCGTCGGTCGACGAGACGCTGAGCGCCACCGAGAACCTGGTCGTCTTCGGGCGCCTGCTCGGTCTGTCCCCCCGCGCCGCGCGGGCCAAGTCCGCGGAGCTCCTGGAGGAGTTCTCCCTGACCGAGGCCGCCAAGCGACCCCTGCGCAACTACTCCGGCGGCATGCGCCGCCGGCTCGACCTGGCCGCGAGCCTGATCGCCCGGCCGCCGCTCATCTTCCTGGACGAGCCCACCACTGGCCTCGACCCCCGCACCCGTAACCAGATGTGGGACACGATCCGCCGCCTGGTCGCCGACGGCTCCACCGTGCTGCTCACCACCCAGTACCTCGACGAGGCCGACCAGCTCGCCGACCGCATCGCCGTCATCGACCGCGGCCAGGTCGTCGCCGAGGGCACCGCCGACGAGCTCAAGGCCACCGTCGGCGCCCAGTCCCTCCAGGTCGGCATCGCCGAGCCGAGCGACCTCGGCACCGCACTCAGCCTCGTGCAGCAGGTGTTCGGCGCCGCGGGCGCAGTCGCCCCCGAAGGACTGCGCATCACGGTGCCGGTCCCCCACGCCGAGGCCGTCGCCGACCTGCTGGTCCGGTTCCGCGACGCCGACGTGCCGATCTCGTCGGTCAGCCTCGACAAGCCGACCCTGGACGAGGTCTTCCTGAGTCTCACCGGGCGCCCGGCGTCCGACGACGCCCCCGCCGCCCCCGGCAGCACCCAGAACCACACCGAGAAGGTGACCGCATGA
- a CDS encoding S8 family peptidase: protein MTSTPSNPRRLVVGVGIVILLAAAPAAAAMASTPPNGAPAAAPVAGAVVEDSYIVVLKDADVAKAEVRSTASSLVQEYGGEVDRSYTNAVRGFSATMSAADAEQLAADPSVAYVEQNRVMTAADTQTPVPSWGLDRIDQEGLPLDNSYTYTSSGAGVTAYILDTGILTTHEDFGGRAVSGTDTVDGDDDATDCMGHGTHVAGTVGGSAYGVAKDVSLVAVRVLDCAGSGTYDGVIAGVDWVTADHAAGEPAVANMSLGGGFSQALNDAVSAAVADGVTFALAAGNGSGADACEVSPASTPTAMTVGATTNTDARASYSNIGTCLDIFAPGSDITSAWYTSNTATGTYSGTSMATPHVTGAAALVLSANPAATPAEVSDTLTGAALSDVVTDVGAGSPNLLLNVSGL from the coding sequence GTGACTTCCACACCCAGCAACCCCCGTCGGCTCGTCGTCGGCGTCGGAATCGTTATCCTTCTTGCCGCGGCCCCAGCCGCTGCGGCCATGGCATCGACGCCGCCGAACGGGGCCCCGGCCGCCGCGCCGGTCGCCGGAGCGGTCGTCGAGGACTCTTACATCGTGGTCCTCAAGGACGCCGACGTCGCCAAGGCAGAGGTCAGGAGCACGGCCAGCAGCCTCGTGCAGGAGTACGGCGGCGAGGTGGACCGCTCGTACACCAACGCGGTACGTGGCTTCTCCGCGACGATGTCCGCGGCCGACGCCGAGCAGCTCGCGGCCGACCCGTCGGTCGCCTACGTGGAGCAGAACCGCGTGATGACGGCGGCGGACACGCAGACGCCCGTCCCGTCCTGGGGCCTGGACCGGATCGACCAGGAGGGCCTGCCGCTCGACAACTCGTACACGTACACGAGCTCGGGCGCCGGGGTGACGGCGTACATCCTCGACACGGGCATCCTGACGACGCACGAGGACTTCGGCGGTCGCGCGGTCAGCGGCACCGACACAGTCGATGGTGACGACGACGCCACGGACTGCATGGGGCACGGCACGCACGTAGCGGGCACCGTCGGCGGCTCGGCCTACGGCGTCGCCAAGGACGTCTCGCTCGTCGCGGTCCGCGTCCTGGACTGCGCCGGCTCGGGCACCTACGACGGCGTCATCGCCGGCGTCGACTGGGTGACCGCCGACCACGCCGCCGGCGAGCCGGCAGTGGCCAACATGTCGCTCGGTGGCGGGTTCTCGCAGGCCCTGAACGACGCCGTGTCGGCGGCCGTCGCCGACGGCGTCACCTTCGCGCTGGCCGCCGGCAACGGCAGCGGCGCAGACGCCTGCGAGGTCTCGCCCGCCTCCACCCCGACGGCGATGACGGTCGGTGCCACCACGAACACGGACGCCCGCGCTTCGTACTCGAACATCGGCACCTGCCTGGACATCTTCGCGCCGGGCAGCGACATCACGTCGGCCTGGTACACGAGCAACACCGCGACCGGCACCTACAGCGGCACCTCGATGGCCACGCCGCACGTCACGGGTGCCGCGGCGCTCGTGCTCAGCGCCAACCCCGCTGCCACACCGGCCGAGGTCAGCGACACCCTGACGGGTGCGGCCCTGTCCGACGTCGTGACCGACGTGGGTGCCGGCTCGCCGAACCTGCTGCTGAACGTCAGCGGTCTCTGA
- a CDS encoding ABC transporter ATP-binding protein: MEVRGLVKNYDGRAVVDGLDLIARRGAVTAVLGPNGAGKTTTVECCEGLRSPDGGTVRVLGLDPVADARLLRPRVGVMLQDGGLPTGVRALELLRHVAAMYAAPRPVDELAERLGLHGFARTTVRRLSGGQRQRVALAAAVVGRPDVVFLDEPSAGMDPQSRRAVWDLVRELRADGVAIVLTTHLMDEAADLADHVHIVDHGRTIASGTVRELTEAGTGPGSIRIEATPGLDLTSLRAALPLGEGWVVAEGETGVYTLTGAVDPVALATVTGWLAGRGVLARSVTTGRRTLEDVFLDLTGRNLR, encoded by the coding sequence GTGGAGGTGCGCGGCCTGGTCAAGAACTACGACGGCCGCGCCGTCGTGGACGGCCTGGACCTGATCGCCCGCCGGGGCGCGGTCACGGCCGTCCTCGGCCCCAACGGAGCGGGCAAGACGACCACCGTCGAGTGCTGCGAGGGCCTGCGTTCCCCCGACGGCGGCACCGTGCGCGTGCTGGGCCTCGACCCCGTCGCCGACGCGCGTCTCCTACGCCCCCGCGTCGGCGTGATGCTGCAGGACGGCGGGCTGCCCACCGGGGTGCGCGCGCTGGAGCTGCTGCGGCACGTCGCCGCCATGTACGCCGCGCCGCGGCCCGTGGACGAGCTCGCCGAACGCCTGGGGCTGCACGGCTTCGCCCGCACCACCGTGCGCCGCCTGTCGGGCGGGCAGCGCCAGCGGGTCGCGCTGGCCGCCGCCGTCGTCGGGCGGCCCGACGTCGTGTTCCTCGACGAGCCCAGCGCCGGGATGGACCCGCAGAGCCGGCGCGCCGTGTGGGACCTCGTGCGCGAGCTGCGCGCAGACGGCGTCGCCATCGTGCTCACCACCCACCTGATGGACGAGGCCGCCGACCTCGCCGACCACGTGCACATCGTGGACCACGGCCGCACCATCGCGTCCGGCACCGTCCGCGAGCTGACCGAGGCCGGCACGGGTCCCGGCTCGATCCGCATCGAGGCCACCCCGGGCCTGGACCTGACGAGCCTGCGCGCAGCCCTTCCCCTCGGGGAGGGGTGGGTGGTCGCTGAGGGCGAGACCGGGGTCTACACCCTGACCGGGGCCGTTGACCCCGTGGCGCTCGCAACGGTTACCGGGTGGCTCGCGGGCCGCGGTGTGCTGGCTCGGTCGGTCACCACCGGCCGCCGCACGCTCGAGGACGTCTTCCTCGACCTCACCGGGAGGAACCTGCGATGA
- a CDS encoding S8 family peptidase, with amino-acid sequence MTIHSNRRRLIVGTGIAIILAAAPATAAMASAPLAQAPAPVAGAAVEDSYIVVLNNDDVAKTQVRSAASSLVQEYGGEVEHSYTNAVRGFSATMSAAEAKRLEADPSVAYVEQDRVVTASATQAPVPSWGLDRIDQRALPLNNSYTYTGTGTGVRAYIIDTGILTTHQDFGGRAVHGRDTVDNDANATDCNGHGTHVAGTVGGTSYGVAKNVTLVAVRVLGCTGGGTNAGVIAGIDWVTADHAAGQPAVANMSLGGGFSQALNDAVTRSVADGVTYAVAAGNETGTNACTRSPASTPTAITVGATTNTDARASYSNIGTCVDIFAPGSAITSAWYTSTTASNTISGTSMATPHVAGAAALVLTANPGFTPAQVGTALNNAATTGVVTNPGTGSPNRLLSIIGY; translated from the coding sequence GTGACCATCCACAGCAACCGCCGTCGACTGATCGTCGGCACCGGTATCGCAATCATCCTCGCGGCGGCACCAGCCACAGCGGCGATGGCGTCGGCGCCGCTGGCGCAGGCACCCGCGCCGGTCGCCGGCGCAGCAGTCGAGGACTCGTACATCGTCGTGCTCAACAACGACGACGTGGCCAAGACGCAGGTCCGGAGCGCGGCCAGCAGCCTCGTGCAGGAGTACGGCGGCGAGGTCGAGCACTCGTACACCAACGCGGTGCGCGGGTTCTCGGCGACGATGTCCGCGGCCGAGGCCAAGCGGCTCGAAGCCGACCCGTCGGTCGCGTACGTCGAGCAGGACCGGGTCGTGACGGCGAGCGCCACGCAGGCACCGGTGCCCTCCTGGGGCCTGGACCGCATCGACCAGCGGGCGCTGCCGCTCAACAACTCGTACACGTACACGGGCACGGGCACCGGGGTGCGGGCGTACATCATCGACACGGGCATCCTGACCACGCACCAGGACTTCGGCGGCCGCGCGGTCCACGGCCGAGACACCGTGGACAACGACGCCAACGCCACGGACTGCAACGGACACGGCACGCACGTCGCGGGCACCGTGGGCGGAACGTCCTACGGCGTCGCCAAGAACGTCACCCTCGTCGCGGTCCGCGTGCTCGGCTGCACCGGGGGCGGCACCAACGCTGGTGTGATCGCCGGTATCGACTGGGTGACCGCCGACCACGCCGCCGGCCAGCCGGCCGTGGCCAACATGTCGCTCGGTGGCGGGTTCTCGCAGGCCCTGAACGACGCCGTCACCAGGTCCGTCGCGGACGGTGTCACCTACGCGGTCGCCGCCGGCAACGAGACGGGCACCAACGCCTGCACCCGTTCGCCTGCCTCGACCCCGACGGCGATCACGGTCGGTGCCACCACGAACACGGACGCCCGTGCCTCGTACTCGAACATCGGCACCTGCGTGGACATCTTCGCTCCGGGCAGCGCCATCACGTCGGCCTGGTACACCAGCACCACCGCCAGCAACACCATCAGCGGTACCTCGATGGCCACGCCGCACGTGGCGGGCGCCGCGGCGCTCGTGCTCACCGCCAACCCCGGATTCACTCCGGCCCAGGTCGGCACGGCACTGAACAACGCCGCGACGACGGGCGTCGTGACCAACCCCGGCACCGGTTCGCCCAACCGGCTGCTGAGCATCATCGGCTACTGA
- a CDS encoding ABC transporter permease, producing the protein MTTATFSPVAHTTTIQPDRIGLAATVSQSVTMAYRGLLKVRHTPEQLIDVTIQPIIFTLMFTYLFGGAVSGSVGAYLPLIIPGILAQTVITASVVTGVQLREDMDKGVFDRFRSLPIARIAPLAGALLADTVRYLVATTITFLTGLVMGWRPGGGFGGVVLAGLLVVVCAWALSWIFAYIGVIARSATFVQGVSFMVLFPLTFLSNAFVSVDTLPGWMQAFVNVNPVSHLVSAVRSLANEGVVTADVGWTLLSAAIVVAVFAPIAVRSYLRKA; encoded by the coding sequence ATGACCACCGCCACATTCAGCCCCGTGGCCCACACGACGACCATCCAGCCCGACCGGATCGGCCTCGCCGCCACCGTCTCGCAGTCCGTCACGATGGCCTACCGCGGCCTGCTCAAGGTCCGGCACACACCGGAGCAGCTCATCGACGTGACCATCCAGCCCATCATCTTCACGCTGATGTTCACCTACCTGTTCGGCGGCGCCGTCTCCGGCAGCGTCGGCGCCTACCTGCCGCTGATCATCCCCGGCATCCTGGCGCAGACCGTCATCACGGCCTCCGTGGTCACCGGCGTCCAGCTCCGCGAGGACATGGACAAGGGGGTGTTCGACCGGTTCCGCTCCCTGCCGATCGCCCGCATCGCGCCGCTCGCCGGCGCCCTGCTCGCCGACACGGTGCGGTACCTCGTCGCGACGACCATCACGTTCCTCACCGGCCTCGTCATGGGCTGGCGTCCCGGCGGCGGGTTCGGCGGCGTTGTGCTCGCCGGGCTGCTGGTCGTCGTCTGCGCATGGGCGCTGAGCTGGATCTTCGCCTACATCGGCGTGATCGCCCGCTCGGCCACGTTTGTGCAGGGCGTCTCGTTCATGGTCCTGTTCCCGCTGACGTTCCTGTCCAACGCCTTCGTCTCCGTCGACACCCTGCCGGGCTGGATGCAGGCGTTCGTCAACGTCAACCCGGTGTCCCACCTCGTGTCCGCCGTGCGCTCCCTCGCGAACGAGGGTGTGGTCACCGCCGACGTCGGCTGGACGCTGCTCAGCGCGGCGATAGTCGTGGCGGTCTTCGCCCCGATCGCCGTCCGCAGCTACCTGCGCAAGGCCTGA
- a CDS encoding ABC transporter permease produces the protein MSVGTEPAAAPVVRRILAQTSFETRAILRNGEQLLVTIVLPVLVLFALVRTSFIDLDTQGLTRVDFVTPGVLALAVMSTAFTSQAIATAFDRRNGVLRLMATTPLGRGGLLAGKVLGVLAVEVVQVVVISGVALALGWRPEVGALPAVVGAGLLGTAAFTALALLLAGTLRAEGVLAVANLVLVLLTVGGGVLLPAAQLAGPLAHAAVLLPSGALGEAMRGALLYGAVPPFSVVVLLAWTAALGAGAARLFRWH, from the coding sequence ATGAGTGTGGGGACCGAGCCCGCCGCCGCGCCCGTCGTCCGCCGGATCCTCGCGCAGACCTCGTTCGAGACGCGCGCGATCCTGCGCAACGGCGAGCAGCTGCTCGTGACGATAGTGCTGCCCGTGCTGGTGCTGTTCGCCCTAGTGCGCACCTCGTTCATCGACCTGGACACGCAGGGGCTGACCCGCGTGGACTTCGTGACCCCGGGGGTGCTCGCGCTCGCCGTCATGTCGACGGCGTTCACGTCCCAGGCGATCGCCACCGCGTTCGACCGGCGCAACGGCGTGCTGCGCCTCATGGCGACCACGCCGCTGGGCCGTGGCGGGCTGCTGGCCGGCAAGGTGCTCGGTGTGCTCGCCGTCGAGGTGGTGCAGGTGGTGGTCATCTCCGGAGTCGCGCTGGCCCTGGGGTGGCGGCCGGAGGTGGGTGCGCTGCCCGCCGTCGTCGGCGCCGGACTGCTGGGCACCGCCGCGTTCACCGCCCTGGCGCTGCTGCTGGCCGGGACCCTGCGCGCCGAGGGTGTGCTCGCCGTGGCAAACCTGGTGCTTGTGCTGCTCACCGTGGGCGGTGGTGTGCTCCTGCCCGCCGCGCAGCTCGCGGGGCCGCTGGCGCACGCCGCCGTGCTCCTGCCGTCCGGCGCGCTGGGCGAGGCGATGCGCGGGGCCCTGCTGTACGGCGCGGTCCCGCCGTTCTCCGTGGTGGTCCTGCTGGCCTGGACCGCGGCGCTGGGCGCCGGCGCGGCGCGGCTCTTCCGCTGGCACTGA
- a CDS encoding BTAD domain-containing putative transcriptional regulator, which yields MLHVTSAQGPGVLQDPHAVAVLGPVAVLSDAGPVAPRGTRAAALVALLALAAPRAVPVSALIDALWADDLPANPRAALQSLVSRLRSLGPDVVRSTPAGYALGGPSDLDHARAALVRARELLDSGSEPRDGANAAVPLAAEASAPLDAVKASVPLDAAEAAALLDAALALWRGEPGDGLDDAAPGITADLQETAGRLHGELTGLRRRAALAVGDHTTVTSLATEALAANPLDEDAARDLMTALAQAGRPEEAVRVYGRLRHALVAELGTDPAPDLVALHARIAQAALPPQSPDGASGTDRPADVGQTSPGRPGTGRFVRGLRAATTPLIGRADDVRAVVGELARHRAVTILGAGGLGKTRLAQEVARTVAEDRATASGPLGGLSIAVAELAGVRTDDDVALAIADALGVSSAAGSARLSDRVLAGDLHDRIVERARTARTLLLLDNCEHVADGAARWADVLLSAAPGLRILATSRAPLQVPAEQVYPLPPLASRHAAHAAHGAHPARTPDAGSTRGPAVELFRQRALAARPAAQLPDDVVARLCDRLDGLPLAIELAAARVRTLSVEEIERHLDARFALLRGGDRTVPDRHRTLEAVIEWSWNLLERSQQELWRRVSVLPDGLSAQAAAALGRLGSAAAPPGGDAPLDVLDDIDGLVVQSLLVVEQRVENGGPAPVRYRMLETVREFGLLRLAEAGEEDAVRDALLDWAKAVSRHSTARMLGHDQVAVLADLRREHENLLFALRTAGRSGRPDVVVHGYVALGGAWTLRGAEERAADLAPAVLDAVTGRVVPPADADATALALAYAAATTAFSGSAANLRALGRLRRVLRDHGDAVSYRTRAVASMLLAPTLETVAELSESADPLVAFLSHLAASQEAENAGRLDEALADAEHAFHVAQGIGDVACPAGAAMILAGVASEVGDTRTASRWSGLARAGLTALAADGALRQLDWVDLNAALDRGDLAEAARVCERLDQAGSHADESDRGGAESLAVAGVGRAEIAFARGEVAEALARYEGAVGVFAGRPGVRAGEAVGQGYDVGVWIAAEPGQDPDPSAPWAVILGAAWAVRLVGAGQDVRAGQVADVVRRRAVRLYRDWMRNIADHPVLGTVCLGVGAVLALGEPQPGVGRPEPERGLELLALAEVMGSRQDLQALRREPVFAAAAERFGAAAVADARAGAAAVDRTILAEHVLTTLERLDR from the coding sequence ATGCTCCACGTCACCTCCGCGCAGGGGCCCGGAGTGCTCCAGGACCCGCATGCGGTGGCGGTGCTCGGCCCGGTCGCCGTGCTGTCCGACGCCGGTCCGGTCGCCCCGCGCGGCACCCGCGCCGCCGCGCTGGTCGCGCTGCTGGCGCTGGCCGCGCCCCGTGCGGTGCCGGTCTCGGCCCTGATCGACGCGCTGTGGGCGGACGACCTGCCCGCAAACCCGCGTGCCGCACTCCAGAGCCTCGTCTCGCGGCTGCGGTCGTTGGGTCCGGACGTGGTGCGATCCACGCCAGCCGGGTACGCGCTCGGCGGCCCGAGCGACCTGGACCACGCCCGAGCGGCGTTGGTGCGGGCGAGGGAGCTGTTGGATTCCGGGTCCGAGCCGCGGGACGGCGCAAATGCGGCTGTCCCGCTCGCCGCTGAGGCATCCGCCCCGCTCGACGCCGTCAAGGCGTCGGTCCCGCTCGACGCCGCTGAGGCGGCCGCCCTGCTCGACGCCGCCCTCGCGCTGTGGCGCGGCGAACCCGGCGACGGGCTGGACGACGCCGCACCGGGCATCACGGCCGACCTCCAGGAGACCGCCGGGCGGCTGCACGGTGAGCTGACCGGCCTGCGCCGTCGGGCCGCCCTCGCAGTGGGGGACCACACGACGGTGACCAGCCTCGCGACCGAGGCCCTGGCCGCGAACCCCCTCGACGAGGACGCGGCACGTGACCTCATGACCGCCCTCGCCCAGGCGGGGCGACCGGAGGAGGCCGTGCGGGTCTACGGGCGGCTGCGGCACGCCCTGGTCGCCGAGCTGGGCACCGACCCCGCGCCCGACCTGGTGGCACTGCACGCGCGGATCGCCCAGGCTGCTCTGCCCCCGCAGTCCCCGGACGGCGCATCCGGTACCGACCGACCGGCCGACGTCGGGCAAACAAGCCCCGGCCGACCAGGCACCGGCCGCTTCGTGCGCGGCCTGCGCGCCGCCACCACGCCGCTGATCGGGCGTGCGGACGACGTGCGCGCCGTCGTCGGGGAGCTCGCCCGGCACCGGGCCGTGACGATCCTCGGCGCGGGCGGCCTCGGCAAGACCCGCCTGGCCCAGGAGGTGGCGCGCACGGTCGCCGAGGATCGGGCGACGGCGTCCGGCCCGCTCGGTGGGCTGTCGATAGCGGTCGCCGAGCTGGCGGGTGTGCGTACCGACGACGACGTCGCGCTGGCCATCGCCGACGCCCTCGGTGTCTCGTCGGCGGCAGGCTCCGCACGGCTCTCCGACCGCGTGCTGGCCGGCGACCTGCACGACCGCATCGTGGAGCGCGCCCGGACCGCCCGGACCCTCCTGCTGCTGGACAACTGCGAGCACGTGGCCGACGGCGCCGCCCGCTGGGCGGACGTCCTGCTCTCCGCCGCACCCGGGCTCCGGATCCTGGCCACCAGCCGCGCCCCACTGCAGGTCCCGGCAGAGCAGGTGTACCCGCTGCCCCCGCTGGCCTCCCGGCACGCAGCGCACGCGGCGCACGGCGCGCACCCGGCGCGCACACCCGACGCGGGGAGCACGCGCGGCCCGGCCGTCGAGCTGTTCCGCCAGCGGGCGCTCGCGGCCCGCCCTGCCGCCCAGCTGCCCGACGACGTCGTCGCCCGCCTCTGCGACCGGCTCGACGGCCTGCCGCTCGCGATCGAGCTGGCCGCCGCCCGCGTGCGCACGCTTTCCGTGGAGGAGATCGAGCGACACCTCGACGCACGGTTCGCCCTGCTGCGCGGCGGCGACCGGACCGTACCCGACCGGCACCGCACGCTGGAGGCGGTGATCGAGTGGAGCTGGAACCTGCTGGAGCGCTCGCAGCAAGAGCTCTGGCGCCGCGTGTCCGTGCTGCCCGACGGGCTCTCCGCCCAGGCGGCGGCCGCGCTGGGGCGGCTCGGGAGCGCCGCCGCGCCGCCGGGCGGCGACGCCCCGCTCGACGTGCTCGACGACATCGACGGGCTGGTGGTGCAGTCCCTGCTCGTCGTCGAGCAGCGCGTCGAGAACGGCGGCCCCGCACCCGTGCGCTACCGCATGCTGGAGACCGTGCGCGAGTTCGGCCTGCTGCGTCTCGCGGAGGCGGGCGAGGAGGACGCCGTCCGCGATGCGCTGCTCGACTGGGCCAAGGCCGTCTCCCGGCACTCCACCGCCCGGATGCTCGGGCACGATCAGGTCGCCGTGCTCGCCGACCTGCGCCGCGAGCACGAGAACCTGCTGTTCGCCCTCCGCACGGCGGGGCGCTCCGGGCGTCCGGACGTCGTGGTCCACGGGTACGTGGCCCTCGGCGGGGCGTGGACCCTGCGGGGTGCGGAGGAGCGCGCGGCCGACCTGGCACCCGCCGTGCTCGACGCCGTCACCGGCCGGGTGGTCCCGCCCGCCGACGCCGACGCCACCGCCCTGGCGCTCGCCTACGCGGCAGCGACCACCGCGTTCTCCGGGTCGGCGGCGAACCTGCGCGCGCTGGGCCGGCTGCGGCGCGTGCTGCGCGACCATGGGGACGCGGTCAGCTACCGGACCCGCGCGGTCGCGAGCATGCTGCTGGCCCCCACACTGGAGACCGTCGCAGAGCTCAGCGAGTCGGCCGACCCGCTCGTCGCGTTCCTCAGCCACCTCGCCGCCTCCCAGGAGGCGGAGAACGCGGGGCGGCTCGACGAGGCCCTGGCCGACGCGGAGCACGCCTTCCACGTGGCCCAGGGCATCGGCGACGTCGCCTGTCCCGCCGGGGCCGCCATGATCCTCGCGGGCGTGGCGAGCGAGGTCGGCGACACCCGGACGGCTTCCCGCTGGTCGGGTCTCGCCCGCGCCGGGCTGACGGCGCTCGCCGCCGACGGGGCGCTGCGGCAGCTCGACTGGGTCGACCTCAACGCCGCCCTCGACCGCGGTGACCTGGCGGAGGCCGCGCGGGTCTGCGAGCGCCTCGACCAGGCGGGTTCGCATGCTGACGAGTCCGACCGTGGCGGCGCCGAGTCGCTGGCGGTCGCCGGGGTGGGACGCGCCGAGATCGCCTTCGCGCGCGGCGAGGTGGCAGAGGCGCTGGCCCGGTACGAGGGGGCGGTCGGCGTCTTCGCCGGCCGGCCGGGTGTGCGTGCGGGGGAGGCCGTGGGCCAGGGGTACGACGTCGGGGTGTGGATCGCTGCGGAGCCCGGACAGGACCCGGACCCGTCGGCGCCCTGGGCGGTGATCCTGGGGGCGGCGTGGGCGGTGCGGCTCGTCGGCGCGGGGCAGGACGTGCGGGCCGGTCAGGTGGCCGACGTCGTGCGGCGTCGGGCCGTGCGGCTGTACCGGGACTGGATGCGGAACATCGCCGACCACCCGGTGCTCGGCACCGTGTGCCTCGGGGTGGGGGCGGTGCTGGCCCTGGGCGAGCCGCAGCCCGGCGTCGGGCGGCCGGAGCCGGAGCGCGGCCTGGAGCTGCTGGCGCTGGCGGAGGTGATGGGCTCCCGGCAGGACCTGCAGGCGTTGCGCCGCGAGCCGGTCTTCGCGGCTGCGGCCGAGCGGTTCGGGGCTGCGGCGGTGGCGGATGCGCGGGCCGGGGCGGCCGCCGTCGACCGCACGATCCTGGCCGAGCACGTGCTGACGACGCTGGAGCGCCTGGACCGGTAG
- a CDS encoding heme A synthase yields MTATAAPTSWFAALAGRVDRFRHWTRAILVANLVGQIGIIGTGGAVRLTESGLGCSTWPQCEPGSFTPQFHEATTLHPYIEFGNRTLTGVLSVIAILLAIAVCTDLSRSRSYRMLGLVPIVGVLAQAVIGGVVVLLDLHPGWVSLHFGVSGALVAASLYVLHRHGEGDQSPTLVVTPRVRGLAWALAGLTAVVVILGVLTTSAGPHSGDAEVGYRIAIDPALLTRLHATAVWAFLAVLVVYLVAVRRGPTPVRRAALILLGITLAQGLIGYVQYFTDLPELLVGLHMIGAAVLIAGTTRVWLTTRLR; encoded by the coding sequence GTGACCGCAACCGCCGCACCTACCTCCTGGTTCGCCGCGCTCGCCGGACGTGTCGACCGCTTCCGCCACTGGACCCGCGCGATCCTCGTCGCGAACCTGGTGGGCCAGATCGGCATCATCGGGACCGGTGGCGCCGTGCGCCTGACCGAGTCGGGCCTGGGCTGCTCCACGTGGCCGCAGTGCGAGCCGGGGAGCTTCACGCCGCAGTTCCACGAGGCGACGACCCTGCACCCGTACATCGAGTTCGGGAACCGCACGCTGACGGGTGTGCTGTCGGTCATCGCGATCCTGCTCGCGATCGCGGTGTGCACGGACCTCAGCCGGTCGCGGTCGTACCGGATGCTCGGCCTGGTGCCGATCGTGGGTGTGCTGGCGCAGGCCGTGATCGGCGGTGTGGTGGTGCTGCTGGACCTGCACCCGGGCTGGGTCTCCCTGCACTTCGGCGTCTCGGGCGCTCTGGTGGCCGCGTCCCTCTACGTGCTGCACCGGCATGGCGAGGGCGACCAGTCCCCGACCCTTGTCGTGACGCCGCGCGTCCGCGGCCTGGCCTGGGCGCTGGCCGGCCTGACCGCCGTCGTCGTGATTCTCGGTGTGCTCACCACCAGCGCCGGCCCGCACAGCGGCGACGCCGAGGTGGGCTACCGGATCGCCATCGACCCGGCGCTGCTGACCAGGCTGCACGCGACGGCGGTGTGGGCGTTCCTGGCGGTCCTGGTCGTCTACCTGGTCGCCGTGCGCCGCGGCCCGACCCCGGTGCGGCGGGCCGCGCTGATCCTGCTCGGCATCACGCTGGCGCAGGGCCTGATCGGGTACGTGCAGTACTTCACCGACCTGCCCGAGCTGCTCGTGGGGCTGCACATGATCGGCGCCGCCGTGCTGATCGCGGGCACCACCCGCGTGTGGCTGACGACGCGGCTGCGCTGA